In the genome of Rhodoplanes sp. Z2-YC6860, one region contains:
- the dnaA gene encoding chromosomal replication initiator protein DnaA — MTTPDQERWQKVKERLRAEVGEDVFQSWFKSMELDGLDGIATRLSVPTRFLKSWIQSHYIDRVLACWQQEMPEIQKVEVTVRSAVIRTVPPKVKAPEVSDTVRDGRMQRLDIGDLRAAYAPVSSGHDALGGSPLDLRLTFESFVVGRSNTLAHAAAKQVAVARRGEPVMFNPLYIHSGVGLGKTHLLQAITWAGNQGAERKVLYLTAEKFMYGFVSALRTQTALAFKEALRGIDVLVIDDLQFLQGKATQGEFCHTLNALIDAGRQVVIAADRAPTDLESLDDRVRSRLAGGLVVEMGGLGEELRLEILKTRVSAARQYHPAFDVPPPVLAYIAKSVTHNGRDLEGAVNRLLAHNKLTGQPVTMEMAEREVRDLIRPQEPKRVKIEDIQRIVARQYNVSRADLLSSRRTANVVRPRQVAMYLAKTLTLRSLPEIGRRFGGRDHTTVLHAVRKIEGLVGNDAMLADEIEVLKRQLQE; from the coding sequence ATGACCACCCCGGACCAGGAGCGCTGGCAGAAAGTCAAGGAGCGCCTTCGCGCCGAAGTCGGCGAGGACGTGTTTCAGAGCTGGTTCAAGAGCATGGAGCTCGATGGTCTCGACGGCATCGCTACGCGGCTGTCGGTGCCGACCCGCTTTCTGAAAAGCTGGATTCAGTCGCACTACATCGACCGCGTGCTGGCCTGCTGGCAGCAGGAAATGCCGGAGATTCAGAAGGTCGAGGTCACCGTTCGCAGCGCCGTGATCCGCACCGTGCCGCCGAAGGTCAAGGCGCCGGAGGTGTCGGACACCGTGCGCGACGGCCGCATGCAGCGGCTCGATATCGGCGATCTGCGCGCGGCCTACGCGCCGGTGTCGAGCGGCCATGATGCGCTCGGCGGCTCGCCGCTCGACCTGCGCCTGACGTTCGAGAGCTTCGTCGTCGGCCGCTCCAACACGCTGGCGCACGCCGCCGCGAAGCAGGTTGCGGTGGCGCGTCGCGGCGAACCGGTGATGTTCAATCCGCTCTACATCCATTCCGGCGTCGGCCTCGGCAAGACGCATCTGCTGCAGGCCATCACCTGGGCCGGCAACCAGGGCGCCGAGCGCAAGGTGCTCTATCTCACCGCCGAGAAATTCATGTACGGCTTCGTCTCGGCGCTGCGGACGCAAACAGCGCTCGCCTTCAAGGAAGCGCTGCGCGGCATCGACGTGCTGGTGATCGACGACCTGCAATTCCTGCAGGGCAAGGCGACCCAGGGCGAGTTCTGCCACACGCTGAACGCGTTGATCGATGCCGGTCGCCAGGTGGTGATCGCCGCCGACCGCGCGCCGACCGATCTCGAGAGCCTCGACGACCGCGTCCGCTCGCGGCTTGCGGGCGGTCTCGTGGTCGAGATGGGCGGGCTCGGCGAAGAGCTGCGGCTTGAGATTCTGAAGACTCGCGTCAGCGCCGCGCGTCAGTACCACCCGGCCTTCGACGTGCCGCCGCCGGTGCTGGCCTATATCGCCAAGTCCGTGACCCACAACGGCCGCGATCTCGAAGGCGCCGTCAACCGCCTGCTGGCCCACAACAAGCTGACCGGTCAGCCGGTCACCATGGAGATGGCCGAGCGCGAGGTGCGCGACCTGATCCGGCCGCAGGAGCCGAAGCGGGTCAAGATCGAGGACATCCAGCGCATCGTGGCGCGCCAGTACAACGTCAGCCGCGCCGACCTGCTGTCGTCGCGCCGGACCGCCAACGTGGTCCGGCCGCGCCAGGTGGCGATGTACCTGGCCAAGACCCTGACGCTCCGCTCGCTGCCGGAAATCGGCCGGCGCTTCGGCGGCCGCGACCACACCACAGTCCTCCATGCGGTCCGCAAGATCGAGGGGCTGGTGGGCAACGACGCCATGCTGGCCGACGAAATCGAGGTCCTGAAGCGGCAGCTTCAGGAGTAA
- the dnaN gene encoding DNA polymerase III subunit beta: MKVTVERAELLKSLGHVHRVVERRNTIPILANVLVRAEKSALSLKATDLDLEVIESIAADVAPAGSTTVPAHMFYDIVRKLPEGSQVVLESSTDRAVLAIRAGRSRFTLQTLPESDFPDLAAGDMTHKFTLPAADLKRLIDKTQFAISTEETRYYLNGIYLHVAGSGKSQTLRAVATDGHRLAQTDLELPAGASGMPGVIVPRKTVTEVQRLIEDNNAEVSIELSSAKIRFSIGNVVLTSKLIDGTFPDYQRVIPSGNDKELVIDKKDFQAAVDRVSTVSSERGRAVKLSLSGGKLILSVTNPDSGSATEEIEAEYDADPLDIGFNSRYLLDIASQLDGEVAVLKLADPGSPTLIQDKDAKGALYVLMPMRV; encoded by the coding sequence ATGAAGGTCACTGTCGAGCGTGCCGAACTCCTGAAGTCGCTGGGCCATGTGCATCGCGTGGTCGAACGGCGGAACACCATTCCCATTCTCGCGAACGTTCTGGTGCGCGCCGAGAAATCGGCGCTGAGCCTGAAAGCCACCGACCTCGATCTCGAGGTGATCGAGTCGATTGCGGCGGACGTGGCGCCAGCCGGCTCCACCACGGTGCCGGCGCACATGTTCTACGACATCGTGCGAAAGCTCCCCGAGGGCTCGCAGGTGGTGCTGGAATCGTCGACCGACCGTGCGGTGCTCGCGATCCGCGCCGGGCGCTCGCGCTTCACGCTGCAGACCTTGCCGGAGAGCGATTTCCCGGATCTCGCGGCCGGCGACATGACGCACAAGTTCACGCTGCCGGCGGCGGACTTGAAGCGCCTGATCGACAAGACGCAGTTTGCGATCTCGACCGAAGAGACCCGCTACTATCTCAACGGCATCTACTTGCACGTCGCGGGTTCGGGAAAATCCCAGACGCTGCGCGCGGTCGCGACCGACGGCCACAGGCTCGCGCAGACCGATCTGGAGTTGCCGGCGGGCGCGAGCGGCATGCCGGGCGTGATCGTGCCGCGCAAGACCGTCACCGAGGTGCAGCGGCTGATCGAGGACAACAATGCGGAGGTTTCGATCGAGCTGTCGTCGGCAAAAATCCGCTTCTCGATCGGCAACGTGGTGCTGACCTCGAAGCTGATCGACGGCACTTTCCCGGACTATCAGCGCGTCATCCCGAGCGGCAACGACAAAGAGCTCGTGATCGACAAGAAGGATTTCCAGGCCGCGGTCGACCGCGTCTCGACGGTGTCGAGCGAACGCGGCCGCGCCGTCAAGCTGTCGCTCAGCGGCGGCAAGCTGATCCTGTCGGTGACCAATCCGGACTCCGGCAGCGCCACCGAAGAGATCGAGGCCGAGTACGACGCCGATCCGCTCGATATCGGCTTCAACTCGCGCTATCTGCTCGACATCGCGTCGCAGCTCGACGGCGAAGTCGCAGTCCTCAAGCTCGCCGATCCCGGCTCGCCGACGCTGATCCAGGACAAGGACGCCAAGGGCGCGCTGTACGTGCTGATGCCGATGCGGGTGTGA
- the recF gene encoding DNA replication/repair protein RecF (All proteins in this family for which functions are known are DNA-binding proteins that assist the filamentation of RecA onto DNA for the initiation of recombination or recombinational repair.) encodes MPDAARINRLALTNFRSYRAASVAIERNLVVLTGPNGVGKTNLIEAVSFLVPGRGLRRATLDEIAFAEGDGSWAISAEIEGMLGLATLGTGNEPSTGEDTPRSRLTRIDREPVGSAAAFADHLRVIWLTPVMDQLFMGPASERRRFLDRLVLAVDAEHTSRVSALERSLRSRNRLLEEARPDAHWLDAIEHETAELAVAVAAGRSETVQRLQGALAQRRDEVFPSAEIALSGWMEQGLLGHPAVEIEERYRTILKDNRPRDAAAGRTLDGTHLTDLTVVYAPKDIPAANASTGEQKALLIGLVLAHAGLIAEMTGFAPVLLLDEVVAHLDPGRRAALYDALGRLGAQVFMTGADPAAFADIAGKADVFTVGGGQLRRDR; translated from the coding sequence ATGCCCGACGCCGCCCGCATCAACCGCCTCGCGCTGACGAACTTTCGCAGCTATCGCGCAGCCTCTGTCGCGATCGAGCGGAACCTCGTGGTGCTGACCGGCCCGAACGGCGTCGGCAAGACCAACCTGATCGAAGCCGTCTCGTTTCTGGTGCCCGGACGCGGCCTCCGCCGTGCGACGCTCGACGAGATCGCGTTTGCCGAAGGCGACGGCTCCTGGGCGATCTCAGCCGAGATCGAAGGCATGCTTGGGCTCGCCACGCTTGGCACCGGCAATGAGCCATCGACCGGTGAAGACACGCCGCGCAGCCGTCTCACCCGCATCGACCGCGAGCCGGTCGGCTCGGCCGCGGCCTTCGCCGACCATCTGCGCGTGATCTGGCTCACGCCGGTCATGGACCAGTTGTTCATGGGGCCGGCATCAGAGCGGCGGCGTTTCCTGGACCGCCTGGTGCTCGCCGTCGATGCCGAGCACACCAGCCGCGTCTCGGCGCTGGAGCGAAGCCTGCGCTCGCGCAATCGCCTCCTGGAAGAAGCGCGGCCGGACGCGCATTGGCTCGACGCCATCGAGCACGAGACCGCAGAGCTCGCCGTGGCCGTCGCGGCAGGACGCTCTGAAACAGTGCAGCGCCTGCAAGGCGCATTGGCGCAGCGACGCGACGAGGTTTTCCCCTCGGCCGAAATCGCGCTCAGCGGCTGGATGGAGCAGGGACTGCTCGGCCACCCCGCCGTCGAGATCGAGGAGCGCTATCGCACGATCCTCAAAGACAACCGTCCGCGCGACGCTGCGGCGGGCCGCACGCTCGACGGCACGCACCTCACCGACCTCACCGTCGTCTACGCGCCGAAGGACATTCCAGCGGCGAATGCCTCGACCGGCGAGCAGAAGGCGCTGCTGATCGGCCTGGTGCTGGCGCACGCGGGACTGATCGCGGAGATGACCGGATTTGCGCCGGTGCTTCTGCTCGATGAGGTGGTCGCCCATCTCGATCCCGGCCGGCGCGCCGCGCTCTACGACGCGCTGGGCCGGCTTGGCGCCCAGGTCTTCATGACCGGCGCCGACCCCGCAGCCTTCGCCGATATCGCCGGGAAGGCCGATGTTTTCACCGTGGGCGGCGGACAGCTCCGTCGAGACAGGTGA